The DNA region tatgccctgtttgtgaacagaattcccacccacctgaagaaggggcttggggctccgaaggcttgtgtggcttttgctaccaaataaacctgttggactttaacctggtgttgttaaacttcttactctgtttacccagtggttagcactgctgcctcacagcgccagggacccgggttcgattcccggctcgggtcactgtctgtgtggagcctgcacattctccccgtgtctgcatgggtttcctccgggtgctccagtttcctcccacagtctgaaagacatgctggttagggtggattggccgggttaaattctccctcagtgtaacccgaacaggcgctggagtgtggtaacgagggggttttcacagtaacttcattgcagtgttaatgtaagcctcacttgtgacactaataaagtttaaactatttttaaaaaagcagactCCAGGCTGAATGGACTCCCTCTGATTTCGATAAGCTGAATGCAGCTTCGCTGATCCGACagaggggggcagtgtcgagCCATCCACTTTAAAttaaagggagggagagacagagagagagagagacagagtgaggcagacagacagatgtACGATTACATGCATCACCTTGACTGAGTCACTCTGCACAGAGATGTACAGACATCACCCTGGAGAACATCACCATTAATCATCACTcttactgcacggggttagatacagagtaaagctccctctacactgtcccccatcaaacactcccaggacaggtacagcacggggttagatacagagtaaagctcctctacactgtcccccatcaaacactcccaggacaggtacagcacggggttagatacagagtaaagctcctctacactgtcccccatcaaacacccccgggacaggtacagcacggggttagatacagagtaaagctcctctacactgtcccccatcaaacactcccaggacaggtacagcatggtgttagatacagagtaaagttccctctacactgtccccccatcaaacactcccaggacaggtacagcacggggttagatccagagtaaagctccctctacactgtccccatcaaacactcccaggacaggtacagcacggggctagatacagagtaaaggtcactctacactgtcccccatcaaacactcccaggacaggtacagcacggagttagatacagagtaaagctccctctacactgtccccatcaaacactcccaggacaggtacagcacggggttagatacagagtaaagctccctctacactgtcccccatcaaacactcccaggacaggtacagcacggggttagatacagagtaaagctccctctacactgtccccccatcaaacactcccaggacaggtacagcacggggttagatacagagtaaagctccctctacactgtccccatcaaacactcccaggacaggtacagcacggggttaaatacagagtaaagctccctctacactgtccccatcaaacactcccaggacaggtacagcacggggttagatacagagtaaagctccctctacactgtccccatcaaacactcccaggacaggtacagcacggggttagatacagagtaaagctccctctacactgtccccatcaaacactcccaggacagggacagcatggggttagatacagagtaaagctccctctacactgtccccatcaaacacccccgggacaggtacagcacatattGAGGTCTGTGGTTAAGGGATTAGCCACTGTGTGTTGGGGCCTTTTAATCTCAATAGATTCATTTTCTTCAGTGATTGGATAAGCCATGGATTGGACTCACATCACTTCATCCTATAGGCCGTTCCCACGACCAGTCAGAATCCAGTCACAGTAATGTACACACAAAACAGACTGTTGGGAACACGTTAAAAGTGTTTCATTCGAATATACACATCTTCCAAAACCCGCACTTTTTTGACATTCTTAATAAATTAACATTACAAATTGCATCAACATTGCGGGGGGGTGGGTTTGGAACCCgcgcttccccaccccaccccccaagcgGCGCTGGGAAACTGCCTCCGACTAGGCCAAGATCTTTCGAAAGCCTGACCTGTAGGCCGCAGGTGGTTACGAAGAGATGGGgtttggtggggggtggtgcttgGGGTGGGGGTCACATCCCTCGCCCTTCATTCCGTACCCCTCTCCACAAGTGGCGCCACCGATGGGAGATTAACTCCCCCTCCTCACAACACACAAAGTTGGCGTCTTCCAATACGGTCAACTTGAGGCAGGCTTTTGGGCCTTGTAGGGCCAGACCCTTGTGGGGGAGACGAAGATACTCGGACCACCTCATTCAACCCCAAAGAGACCGCCTTGTAAGCTGTGATAGTTCAGTAACTCCCCCGTGTCCCAAAACCTGACCGCCCAGGCTTTTAAATTAAGTTGCCCAGTACAACCCTTCCCCTTTCCCGTCCCCTTAACTAGATCCCGACTTTCATTCCCTCTTTGGCGCAAAATTGGCCTCGGGCAAACAAGAATGCGAAGCCAGGCCCTCAGGTCTGAGGGAATTAGGTCGTACAGACAGGTGGAGCCTGAGGCCTTGTTTCTAGGACATCACCTCCGGCTTCGAGTGGCTATCCCTGGGTTAATTGGATCAACGGGACTCTGTCTGGATGGTTTGCGTTGGTCCGGACTGCCCCGGGGTGGAACCAGACATTGAAAAGGGCTCAGGCGCCATCTGGGGCCTACTCTGAGCTAGCCAGGTTCGGCCTGACTCTTGGGTTGTCAGCTGGACAGGAGGCTTCCAGAGGGCTGGAGGTTTAATCTCCAGATGAGGCCCGCTTGGAAACAGAGGCGAGGGGGTTAAAACTGCACATTTTCCCACCTTCCGTGCAACCGAACTGTTGGTCGCGAGGTACAAAATGTGTTGGAAAACCGGGGGTGCGGTAAATAAAAAGCTCACGAGATTGGTCAAGGAATCGGGCAGATAAAGGCGAACCCTCGTCCGATTGGCCGGGGCGCCAAAGGTTGACGTGTCAGGTGTGGCCAATGGCAAGAGAGCCTGAGGAAGTGTGCgtgcggtggggggggtcagaggcCAGAGGTGAGAAGTCACGTGACAAAACCCCCCAAGTTGTGGTgtaaatggggtgggggggtgctccGCAATTCGAAATTGGCTTCCATCACCTCCCTCCCATTCTAGGCCCGAGGCCTTTCTTGCCCGCCTTCGACTGGCATCCTGGGCTCCCAGGAACCTTGGCGGGAAGTGGGCAGGGCAACATTTCCAAGCCCGCGAGGTTTTTGGGGGTTCACacgagagttgggggggggttggtggttggCGGACAGGGGTCGGAGtggcgagggggaagggggcatacTGGAGCATTGACATCTCACGGGGAAAGATGGCCGCCGCCACCCCGGTTCCCTCACGCGGCCTGGACGTCCTTCCCTGGAGTGGACAGCAGGAACATAGCGGCCAAGCCTGGGTTGCCGGGGAAACGTGAGAAATCGCCTCCATCTTTCTGgcctccattttgtttttttGTAGATTGTCAACGCACGCCCCAAACCCACCTCCACAGGGTCGAACCCTGCGACgggcacaccccctcctccccctccggccctccctcccacacccaggAGCCAATGGGCCTTTCTCAAAACATTACCATtcggttaaaaaaaaacatttatttttcagtCAGGTTTATCTAACCCTCGCGCCCTTTGGGGAAGATTTCCGCAGCTTGGAAAGTTCCGGAATCGTCGATCAGGCCGGAGGGCGCCGGGAAGGGCCTTTTTCAAAGATGGCGGCTGGTTttgggggagggaaggtgggcCTTGCAAGCTGGGAGGAGCCTCAGGGGCGGCGTGTGGGGGACGAATTTCAGAAACATGGAGGTGACTTCTCTCGTTTCCCCGGTAACCAGGTCTTGTCCAATCccaggaaggatgttccaggccgtgtgagggaactgggggaggggggccatctTTCCGCGTAGGATGTCAAAGTCCCAGtacgcttccccccccctcccccaccaccctgacCCCTGTCCGCCCAACTCCGCCCCCACCACACTGGTATGTACCCACAAAGCCCCGTAGACCTGGGTCAAGCCTTGCCCTCTTCCTGCCAGGGTTCCTGAGAGAGGGGGGTGCCAGTCAGAGGCAGGCGAGGAAGACCTCAGGCCTAGGCTACCAGGCGGCGGGAGCCAATTTGAATTGGggaaacacccccccctccccctcaccgtcCACCCTTGAGACATGACGTGACACAAGAtttgatgccccccccccctttccccctcgcaAAACTCCAACCCCATCCCGCACCCTCAGGGATCCATCGACGCAGATGCGGGGGAGGGGCCCTCGCTTGGCGTCCGTAtggcctctgcccccccccccaccacacacacaaaccgcGTGTCATAGGCTTTCCAAAATGGCGCGAATCCAGGCCAGGAAAATAAATGGCGCAGAATTAAACCTCCTAGCGATGGGGAGGCtcgttcccccttcccctccgccccccccaccaacgGGAAGCGTAATATcagaaccccccctccctccttccccccctccctccccccgcatcgTCTAATGTCCTTGCTTCATTATGAAGAATAATGGTTTCCCCTCTCCGCCTTGGTTAAGAGGAATGTTCTGgaagttctctctctctttcacgttgcCCATGGATCCAGCCTCCTGCTCCTCTCCGAAACCAGGAGGGATGGGGGTCATTCAACCCCTCTTAACTGGACTACTTCTCTCCGTGTTGGGTAGGGTTTAAGCAGTTCCAGACTTGTCCATTGGCCAAATGCCAATTTCTGACGGTTGGGTtctccttgcccccccccccccccccggcctcctcTCTCGGTGATCGGATGGAGGAGTTGGGGGCGGTAAGTTGGCCAACAAAGGTCTTGACGGTTGTGGGTGAACTGGATTTCCGTTGGACGTCGCTATGGGTTGGCGTTCGAACCGGGGCGCGATGCGGAGTAGAGGCTCTTTGGGTTTCAAGGAAAAAGTAGGCCTCAGGTGTCACCTTGACCTCCGACCCTTCACCccggcgacagagagagagagagaaaggctccGGCCTAGTGGTTGTGCTCTTCGGAAGGGCTGGTGGACGCCGGGGTGGGACTGGCGGGAGGCTTGGGCGACACGTCCGGCCTGGGGCCCCTGTGCGAGCCGTGGCGGGGGATGGTGCCCGAGTGGCGGGCGGGCAAGCCCCGGTGGGCCCCCGAGGGCTCCGGAGGAAGTGGCAGCAAGGGCTGCCCCCGGGCCTGGTTGAAACTGTGGTGCTTGGCAAGGCCGCCGGGAGCGGTGGGGTTGGTCTTGGGGAAGGTGGTGGCCAGGGAGTGGCGCTGGGGCGGgtgctggtgggggggcgggcgaggcgggcCGTGGCGCTCGGgcagggggggcgaggggggcgccTGGGGCCTAGACCGTGCGGGGCCGTCCCGGGGCAGGGTGGCCGAGGCGTAGTAGGCCGCGTCCTCGTGTTCGGGCACCCTGATcgggcggggggcggaggggggaggagggacccCCCGGGGGCTGGCGAGGGTGGCACGGGAGTGGGCACTCATCTCCTGGAGGTGCCTCAAGAGCTCGTCCAGGGTGCTGATGTCCACCACCTTGGTGGGCAGCTGGGGGGTGGCTGGGATGCCCGCCTCGGGTCCTCGGGCCTTCTTCTCCTCCGGGCCCTCGGAGGGGCTGGGCAGCGCCAACTCCCGGCCGTGGGCGTTGTTGGGCAGCACCACGGCGCTGGGGATGTGGAAGGGCTGGGGGCCGCAGGGGTGGGGGGCCGGGCCTGTCGACGCCCTCGTCCTCCCGTCAAAGTCCTTGGCCCCCGGGCCGCCACCCGGGGCACGCTCCCACTGTCCCCGGAAGGGCTTGAGGTTCTTGGGGGGCAGCTCGGGCGTGGAGTCGGGCGTGGGCAGGGCGGACAGCTCCGGGTAGGCTGCGGGGGAGGCCCGGGAACGGCAGTTGACCAATAGGCTGGCGTACAGCTGCGGGGCGGCGCCCTCGACCCGGCTGTCCTTGCCCTGCCCCTCCAGTAGGCCCGAAAGCTTGGCCAAGGTGGGGAGGGAGACCGTGTGGGCCAGGGCACCCTCTGCCTCCTTGCCCGCCCTCCGGGCCCGATCCAGCGCCCGGCTGCAGTACCAGGAGAAGGCCAGGCCCGACACAAAAGCTCCAAAAGCGAAGGCCGAGACAGTGCAGGCGATGAGGAAGTTGATGTGGATGTCGCCACTTGAGTTCGGGCTGTCGGCCTCCTTCTTAACGCCTAACGGGtgaaagaagacagagagagaggtgttAATAATATGAAAACCCCCCCACATTTGTCCCCCTCtgcgcgagttccacattctccccccactcccccccgtgggagcgagtcccacattctccccccactcccccgtgggagcgagtcccacattctcccccactccccccgtgggagcgagtcccacattctccccccactccccccgtgggagtgagtcccacattctcccccactccccccgagggagcgagtcccacattctcccccactccccccgtgagagcgagtcccacattctcccccactccccccgtgggagcgagtcccacattctccccccacttcccccgtgggagcgagtcccacattctcccccactccccccgtgggagcgagtcccacattctcccccactccccccgtgggaagcgagttccacattctcccccctcccccctgggaACCAagctcccacattctcccccatgggagcgagtcccacattctccccccactcccccgtgggagcgagtcccacattctcccccactccccccgtgggagcgagtcccacattctcccccactccccccgtgggagcgagtcccacattctcccccactccccccgtgggagcgagtcccacattctccccccgtgggagcgagtcccacattctcccccactccccccgtgggagcgagtcccacattctccccccactccccccgtgggagcgagtcccacattctccccccactccccccgggggaagcgagtcccacattctccccccactcccccatgggagcgagtcccacattctcccccatgggagcgagtcccacattctacccccactcccccctgggagcgagtcccacattctcccccatgggagtgagtcccacattctccccccactccccgctgggagtgagtcccacattctcccccgtgggagcaagtcccacattctcccccactcccccccactccccccgtgggagcgagtcccacattctccccccactcccccgtgggagcgagtcccacattctccccactccccccgtgggagcgagttccacattctccccccactcccccgtgggagcgagtcccacattctacccccactccccccgtgggagcgagttccacattctccccccactcccccgtgggagcgagtcccacattctacccccactccccccgtgggagcgagtcccacattctccccccactccccccgtgggagcgagtcccacattctacccccactccccccgtgggagcaagtcccacattctccccccactccccccgtgggagcgagtcccacattctcccccactccccccgtgggagcgagtcccacattctccccccacttccccccgtgggagcgagtcccacattctcccccactccccccgtgggagcgagtcccacattctccccactccccctgtgggaagcgagtcccacattctcccccactccccccgtgggagcgagtcccacattctcccccactccccccgtgggaagcGAGTGCCAAATGGGCAgcaaaaaaggttttccctcagaactgaccgtTGGATTGATCCTGGAAGCTGCCCCGGATGGATGGAGATGTGTCTacaaggaaaatgggaatgaaggaaagaaaaagagagaggaatGAGTCAAGAATTCTCAATAGTTAGGCACAGCCAATCGGCCTTCAGACTGCATGACCTCTGCCCTCtgacccccccacaacccacaggTTCATCTTGACCGACTGACCCCAGTACATCAACCCCCATGGACTGATCCCAAATCACTCCtgggggttacaattgaccagaaactgagctggacccagccatataaatactgtggctcccagagcaggtcagaggctgggaatcctgcggagagtaactcacctcctgactccccaaagtctgtccaccatattCAAGGCgcgaatcaggagtgtgatggaacactctccacttgcctggatgagtgcggctccaacaacaatctccacttgcctggatgagtgcggctccaacaacaatctccacttgcctggatgagtgcagctccaacaacaatctccacttgcctggatgagtgcgactcccaacaacactcgggaagctcgacaccatccaggacaaagcagccccgctcgatcgacacgctgaccacaaacactcactccctccaccaccgacgcacagagacagccgtgtgaaccatctacaagatgcaccgcagcgactcgccaaggctccttccacagctccttccaaacctgccacctccaccatctagaaggacaagggggaagggcagcagacacatggggaacatcaccacctgcaagttccccctccgagccactcaccatcccgactgggaaatatatcggccgttccttcactgtggctggggtcaaaatcctggaactccctccctaagagcactgtgggtgtacctaccccacagacggggactgactgatgtccaataacaatcctggaactccctccctaacagcactgtgggtgtacctaccccacacacagagactgactgatgtccaataacaatcctggagctccctccctaacagcgctgtgggtgtacctaccccacacacagagactgacttttgcccaataacaatcctggagctccctccctaacagcgctgtgggtgtacctaccccacacacagagactgacttatgcccaataacaatcctggaactccctccctaacagcactgtgggtgtacctaccccacacagagactgactgatgccaaataacaatcctggagctctctccctaacagcgctgtgggtgtacctaccccacacacagagactgactgatgtccaataacaatcctggaactccctccctaacagcactgtgggtgtacctaccccacacacggggactgactgatgtccaataacaatcctggagctccctccctaacagcgctgtgggtgcacctacctcACACACGGGGACTGTAGCCACCCACCGCCTTCTtaacgggcaattagggatgggcaataaacttgGGGCCTGGCAGCGATTCCCGCATCTCTTGGGGGTTCTGGCCTTCTGAGAAAATCAGTCAATGTGGCTCCTGGAAGGTGCTCTTGGAGTTTTCGAGAGCAAAGGTCAGAGGGCAGGGTTCATGTCTCCCACAGAGTTCCCGAATGACACCGAGGGCACCAGTGCCAATCTCACACACCTacgcccacgcacacacacctggTACCAACAACTCACAACAACAAGCTTGGGGGAACTGAAAAACAGTCAGATCTGGGCACCAGCTCCCAGATCCCTCAGGGATGCCTGGAACTATCACAGCTGGGTaccatccagagagagagagagatagagagagagagagagacagagagagagagagacagagagagagagagatagagagagacagagagagagacagagagagacagagagggagagagacagagagagagagacagacagagagagacagagagagagagagagagagagacagagagagtgagagagagatagagagagagagacagagagggacagagagagacagagagagagagagacagagagagagagagagagacagagagagacagagagggagagagacagagagagagagacagacagagagagacagagagagagagagagagagagacagagagagtgagagagagatagagagagagagacagagagagagagagacagagagagagagagagagacagagagagacagagagggagagagacagagagagagagacagacagagagagacagagagagagagagagagagagacagagagagtgagagagagatagagagagagagacagagagggacagagagagacagagagagacagagagagagagagagagacagagacagagagagagacagagacaaagagacagagagagagagagcagagagagagagagacagagagagatagacagagagagagagagacagagagagacagagagagagagagacagagagacagagagacagagacagagagacagagagagacagagagagagagagagaggcagagagagagagacagcgagagagagacagcaagagagacagagaaagagagacagagaacgagagacagagagagagacatagagagagagacagagacagagagagagacagagagagagagacagagaaagagagacatagagacagagacaaagagagagacaggagagagagagacagagacagacagagagagagagagagacagagacagagagggaaagagacagagaaacggagagagagaaagagacagagagagagacagagagagagtgatagagaaagggagagacagagagtgagagagacaaagagaaagagagagagaggcggagagatagggagagagacagagagagagagagagagagacagagctgggAAGGTTTTCagaatgggggtgtgtgtgtctggggaatGTGTGGCCCTCCTGTGTGGGGAACGGCCCCACAGACCAGCGGCAGCCcctggggtgtggagggggggggggagaatctaTCTCAGGGAGGGCTGTACCCGgggacacactcaccctcacaccgctCCAAGTGCTGGATCCTGCCGTACTCCACATCCTGCTCAAAGCCGCTCctgcggggagagagaaagaggcctgATCGTTCAGATCCCTGCGGCTAATCCTGCCTTGCCAGAGGACATTCATCGCTAGGCCCCGACTcatgtccccccctccccagccccccgcGTGGATCTGGGGGGGCGACCGGGGGCTTGTGAAACCCGACAAAGGGTCTGGGATTGCTTCCCGGTTGCCGGGGCCTCCCACTCGGACACCGGAAGACACTGGAGGCTTTTGGGCCTGTTGTAGGCCTCTCTGGTTTGGACTGGAGTTGTCCCTCTGGGTGGCACTGTACTCCTTTTGTACCCGTCttcgggggagcggggggcgatGGTGAGGTAGGGGGTAGTTGGATCTATAATCTGGAGGGCGCTACTAATGCGGGAcgccggttcgaatcccactgggGGTCAGCTGGTGGGAAATTCAAACACAATTCATAAGAAACACTGTTAGGCCCTACGACCTGCTCTTAGACCGTGTACTTAGCGCACTTTCTGTGCACTGATCGCCTCCTCCGTCCCCCGGACTTTTTTACCATGTCGAACTCTcccctgtggcacagtgggttaacgctgctgccccacagcgccagggacccgggttcgattcccggcttgggtcactgtctgtgcggagtctgcacgttctccccatgtctgcgtgggtttcctccgggtgctccggtttcctcccacaatccaaaagacgtgcgggttagggtggattggctgtgctaaattgtcccttagtgtccaaagatgtgtgggttaggtggattggccatgctaaattgtcccttagtgtccaaagatgtgcaggttaggtggattggccatgctaaattgccccttagtgtccaaagatgtgcaggttaggtggattggccgtgctaaattgtcccttagtgtccaaagacgtgcgggttaggtggattggccgtgctaaattgtcccttagtgtccaaagatgtgcaggttaggtggattggccgtgctaaattgtcccttagtgtccaaagatgtgtaggttaggtgga from Mustelus asterias unplaced genomic scaffold, sMusAst1.hap1.1 HAP1_SCAFFOLD_4750, whole genome shotgun sequence includes:
- the LOC144491221 gene encoding semaphorin-6D-like, which translates into the protein ACIGARDPYCGWLKAGRCATLHPGTRSGFEQDVEYGRIQHLERCEDTSPSIRGSFQDQSNGVKKEADSPNSSGDIHINFLIACTVSAFAFGAFVSGLAFSWYCSRALDRARRAGKEAEGALAHTVSLPTLAKLSGLLEGQGKDSRVEGAAPQLYASLLVNCRSRASPAAYPELSALPTPDSTPELPPKNLKPFRGQWERAPGGGPGAKDFDGRTRASTGPAPHPCGPQPFHIPSAVVLPNNAHGRELALPSPSEGPEEKKARGPEAGIPATPQLPTKVVDISTLDELLRHLQEMSAHSRATLASPRGVPPPPSAPRPIRVPEHEDAAYYASATLPRDGPARSRPQAPPSPPLPERHGPPRPPPHQHPPQRHSLATTFPKTNPTAPGGLAKHHSFNQARGQPLLPLPPEPSGAHRGLPARHSGTIPRHGSHRGPRPDVSPKPPASPTPASTSPSEEHNH